A genomic window from Methylocystis iwaonis includes:
- a CDS encoding helix-turn-helix domain-containing protein: MAMPKQQEGEDRDSVATALFAIILQRKAKEYPNLKTFLDKIGMSMAAYYNLEKGIGNPTFWTIERTAKALDLSVWDMLGIDEKVMRAWLAGQNIDLDRLTQSVEARRQTRSKFAADQFAITPPASKPAEQPAEAKPSAVDKPASASKAKATRKTKSRKRA, from the coding sequence ATGGCGATGCCAAAACAACAAGAAGGCGAAGACAGGGATTCTGTCGCGACCGCCTTGTTCGCCATTATCTTGCAGCGCAAAGCCAAGGAATACCCCAACCTCAAAACCTTCCTCGATAAGATCGGCATGTCGATGGCTGCCTACTACAATTTGGAAAAGGGCATCGGCAATCCGACGTTTTGGACGATCGAACGGACCGCCAAAGCGCTGGACCTCTCGGTTTGGGACATGCTCGGCATTGACGAGAAGGTCATGCGCGCCTGGCTCGCCGGCCAGAACATCGATCTCGACCGGCTGACGCAAAGCGTAGAGGCGCGACGCCAGACGCGGTCAAAATTTGCCGCAGATCAATTCGCAATCACCCCCCCGGCGTCGAAACCCGCTGAACAACCCGCCGAGGCGAAACCGTCCGCCGTCGATAAGCCCGCTTCGGCGTCGAAGGCAAAGGCGACACGAAAGACCAAGTCGCGCAAGAGAGCCTAA
- a CDS encoding transglycosylase SLT domain-containing protein: MMRRAALLLVSLASTLAFASDCPNGDNLLKNNTPLSQLCSKGFGQFNPGSLQQAIGNQPNNVAMITAAAEQQGVPVDLALAVSYHESEGFNSCAGSDTGVKGPMQLTQRTGDSLGYNRDINEQNIMGGMKLLKQCDNKCGDTAFSCLSACYNGSPRPGEQAGWARGVQNAYGKLHSDPSLLASATSNCSSSGSNSSCPDAAGGVVASSATPSAPTTLPSLGAPPALASSDIVVAPTQI, from the coding sequence ATGATGCGTCGGGCCGCTTTGCTTCTCGTGTCGCTCGCCTCTACGCTTGCCTTCGCGAGCGACTGTCCCAACGGCGACAATCTGCTCAAAAACAACACGCCGCTCAGCCAGTTGTGTTCAAAGGGTTTCGGCCAGTTTAACCCCGGCTCGTTACAGCAGGCGATCGGCAACCAGCCGAACAATGTCGCGATGATCACCGCAGCCGCTGAGCAGCAGGGCGTGCCCGTCGATCTCGCGCTGGCGGTTTCCTATCACGAGTCGGAAGGCTTCAACTCCTGCGCCGGATCCGACACCGGCGTCAAAGGTCCGATGCAGCTTACGCAACGGACCGGAGATAGCCTCGGCTACAACCGCGACATCAACGAACAGAATATCATGGGCGGCATGAAGCTGCTCAAACAATGCGACAATAAATGTGGCGATACGGCCTTTTCCTGTCTCTCGGCGTGCTACAACGGCTCGCCGCGGCCTGGAGAACAGGCCGGCTGGGCGAGAGGCGTGCAGAACGCCTACGGGAAGCTCCACAGCGATCCTTCGCTTCTGGCCTCCGCCACAAGCAACTGCTCTTCCTCGGGCTCGAATTCGAGCTGTCCCGACGCCGCCGGCGGCGTGGTGGCGTCCTCGGCGACGCCGAGCGCCCCGACAACGCTCCCGAGCCTCGGCGCGCCGCCCGCGCTCGCCAGCAGCGACATCGTCGTGGCGCCGACGCAAATCTGA
- a CDS encoding acyltransferase family protein, translating into MGPNFDRVAGRIRALDELRGLAILAVVASHTGLVFGSDLAAVRVLSVPALGVGVDLFFVISGFAAAESARRLRLEADGGFWRGAIAFWIRRILRIGLPAWAVIDLIALSQAHGISLGETADDLKAAAGFYANLYWAPCFDGAVGCGAPTATSHFWSLASEMQFYLAAPFLIALSSKLTAVVCMTTLAAGALSERPWGGFWWTFRLDGFAVGVLLSLGLTRQWPLPRFSKAIAAFWLVAASILARVFGALASGSVIAMVAIIFGLVVASAIQQRPQPQGGSVLQRLGELSFSIYLVHLPIMSGIHQSLGDLAPPILVLSIAAGLTVVLALLLEALLTRPAQILGKRISEWVCDRAERTLTRVAL; encoded by the coding sequence ATGGGGCCGAATTTCGATCGCGTTGCGGGGCGGATCCGCGCCCTCGACGAACTGCGCGGCCTCGCGATCCTGGCGGTCGTCGCGTCCCACACTGGTCTGGTTTTTGGGTCCGACCTGGCCGCAGTGCGCGTCTTGAGCGTTCCAGCGCTCGGCGTGGGCGTCGACTTGTTTTTCGTCATTTCCGGATTTGCCGCCGCCGAAAGCGCGAGGCGATTACGCTTGGAGGCGGATGGCGGCTTCTGGCGCGGCGCGATTGCGTTCTGGATCCGTCGAATTCTCCGGATCGGCCTGCCGGCCTGGGCCGTGATCGACCTGATCGCACTCTCTCAGGCGCACGGGATTTCGCTGGGCGAAACAGCAGACGATTTGAAAGCGGCCGCCGGCTTTTACGCAAATCTGTATTGGGCTCCCTGTTTTGATGGCGCGGTCGGCTGTGGCGCGCCGACGGCCACCTCGCATTTCTGGTCGCTCGCGAGCGAAATGCAATTCTATTTGGCGGCGCCATTTCTGATCGCGCTGAGCTCTAAACTGACGGCCGTGGTCTGCATGACGACTCTCGCCGCCGGCGCCCTGAGCGAACGCCCCTGGGGCGGCTTTTGGTGGACATTCCGCCTCGACGGCTTCGCTGTGGGCGTCCTGCTCTCGCTCGGCCTGACGAGGCAATGGCCCTTGCCGCGCTTTAGCAAGGCCATCGCCGCTTTTTGGCTCGTAGCTGCGTCAATTCTCGCGCGCGTGTTTGGAGCTTTGGCCTCAGGATCGGTGATCGCCATGGTCGCGATCATATTCGGACTTGTCGTCGCCTCGGCCATCCAACAAAGACCTCAGCCTCAGGGAGGAAGCGTGCTGCAAAGACTTGGCGAGCTATCTTTCTCGATCTATCTCGTGCATCTCCCAATTATGTCTGGGATCCATCAGTCGCTTGGCGACCTGGCGCCACCGATCCTGGTTTTAAGCATTGCAGCAGGCTTAACCGTGGTTCTTGCTTTGCTGCTCGAAGCTCTCCTGACAAGGCCGGCGCAAATTCTGGGAAAGCGCATCTCGGAATGGGTGTGCGACCGAGCCGAACGGACGCTGACGCGCGTCGCACTGTGA